From Ndongobacter massiliensis:
AACACGAGAAATCCTTGTACGGCATCGGAGGAATCGACTGCAACGAGGCACTCTACCGAACCGCCGAAACCACGCGGCGAGGTGACGCGATATACGTGACCGATCACGGATCCGCCCTTTTTCGCATCGTAAATTTTAATCACGATATCGTTCAGCGCCTGCGGATACTCGCCTTCGACGATTTCCTCCGCATCCGGATAGACCGCCTGTAGCTGTTCGTCCGTCGCCTGTACGACATTGGCGCTCATATCGACTTCCGAACCCGTCAATTCCGCCCATTTTTCGACGACTTTGTTGATGCCTTCCACCATGGCGTTCGTCGTGAGTGTCGCACCGCTCATCGCCGGAATGGCGTGCGGCTGTCCGCCCGCTCCTTCCGCCGTAACCGGCTCGGTCAACGTGACACCATTCATGCCCTCGGCATACTCGGGATTCGCCACGCGCGCGCCGAAGCCCTGCGTTTCCGTATGCTCCAACACTTCAAAGCCCGTCACTGTGCCGTCCACTTTGGCCCCAATGACGAAGGTCACCGGACCGTCATAGCCCGCCGGACTTGCCGCTTTGAAAATATAGCCGTCCAACTGGCCGCCCTTTTTCGCTTCGACAATTTCTAGGATGTTTTCATTGAGCAGCGACTTGTCCTCCAGAATGTTCAATTCATCTGCATCCGGATAGACCGCACTGTACGCTTGTTTTGTCTCCTCTGCCTGTCTTGCCTGAATCACCGGCAACGTCGCACTGTTCACTAATGCCAACGCGGCGGCGGCAACCGCACAGATGACAAGAAGTTTTACTGCAAGAATCAACGCCTTTTTCATCGCTTGCCACCTCCGAACGTTTTTGTCTTCACATATTTATCGATCAGCGGCGTGCAGACATTCATAAAGAGAATGGCGTAGGACACCCCTTCGGGATAACCGCCAAAGCTGCGAATCAGTGCCGTAAGCAAACCGGCTCCACAGCCGAAAATCAGCTGTCCGACCGCGTTCATCGGTGTTGTCGCATAATCCGTTGCCATGAAAAATGCCCCGAGGATCAATCCGCCGGCCAGTACCTGCTGCGGTAAATCGCCGATGCCGACTTCGCCGGTGATGGCGCCGAAAATTGCCATAAAGACGCAGAAGCTACCGATCATCGTCAGCGGAATGCGCAGCCGAATCACGCCGCGCACGACCAGATAAATGGCGCCGAGCAGCAAGGCTACGGTCGAAACTTCGCCGAGTACGCCGGGCATTTGTCCCATGAACATCTCGCCCAACGACGGAAATTGTCCGCTTGTCAAGGGCGTCGCCGACGCGATCGTGTCTGGCTTAAACGGCTCGACAAACTTCGACATATCGCTGCCCCAGGAAGATAGGAGCATCGCACGTGCGGCAAGTGCCGGATTCATGAAGTTCGAACCGAGTCCGCCAAAAAACTGCTTGACAACGACGATGGCAAATGCTGCGCCGATGGCGACCATCCACAGCGGCATGGTCGAAGGCACATTGAATGCCAGGAGTATGCCCGTTACGACGGCGGACAGATCCGAAATCGTAATCGGACGTTTGAGTGCTTTTTGCGTAATCGCTTCTGCAGCGACCGCTGCCGCAACCGACACACCGATAACCGCCAACGAGCGAAAGCCAAAATAAACAACCGCGGCAACCATTGCCGGAATCATTGCAATAATGACATCAAGCATTAAGCGCTGCGTTGAATCGGTGGTGCGAATGTGCGGCGAAGACGCGACAAGCAACTTTGATGCCTGCGCGCTTTGCGTTTGTTTGGTTTCCATCTTCGCCTCCTACTTCGCTTGCGCTTTTTTCTGCAGAGCGCGAATCTGTGCCTTCCCGAAGCGAATGCCTTCGGTCAGGGGGCGCCCCGCCGGACATGTATAGGAACACGCGCCGCATTCCACGCAGTTCATAATGGAATATTGCTGTGCCAATTCAAAGTTTTCCTTTAAAGAAGCTGTGGCAATGTACAGCGGTTCCAGGTGCATCGGGCAAACTTCCACGCAAAAGCCGCAGCGGATGCAGGCCGTAATTTCTTTTGGCTTGGATTCCTCTTTGGTCAGCACCAAAATACCGTTGTTGCGTTTGTCGGTCACCAGCTCATCGCTGTACTGCGCAACCCCCATCATCGGTCCGCCGAAGATGATCTTTCCGGGTTCTTCCGCATAGCCGCCGGCGTATTCGATCACGTCTTTAATGCGCGTGCCAAAACGCACCCGCAGATTCTGCGGTTTCCGCACGGCATGGCCCGTCAGCGTCAATACACGTTCATAGCAGGGTTTCCCGTAGTAGACGGCATCGACGATCGCACATGCGGTGGAAACGTTGACAACCACCACGCCGACATCCGCCGGCAGTGCACCCTGCGGCACTTCTTTGCCGAGCACCGAATAAATCAGTTGCTTTTCATCGCCCTGTGGATACTTCGTTTTCAGGGTTGCAACGTGAATGTCGTTTTCCCCCGCCACCGCCTTTTTCATGGCTTCAATGGCCTTCGGCTTATTGTCTTCAATGCCAATCAAGCCTTCTTTTGCACCGGTCGCCTGCATGCAAAGTTTCAGCCCCTGTACGATTTTTTCTGGAATCGTTCGCATCGTAACGTCATCGCAGGTCAGATACGGCTCGCATTCCGCTGCATTGATCAACATCGTTTGAATCGGTTTATCTTTCGGGGGCTGCAATTTCACGTGGGTTGGAAAACCCGCACCGCCCATTCCGCAGATTCCGGCGTCCTGTATGTAGTCGATGATTTCCTTCTCGGTAAACGTCTGGTTGGACCGGTCCACCGGCTCGTAACCCAAAGTATCTTCACCGTCGTTTTCAATCACAACCGCCTGACACGTCGTGCCCGCTACCGTAAGGTAATCGATAATGCCCTTCACCTCACCGGAAACGCTGGAATGAACCGGAACGGAAACGAAGCCCGCGGATTCGCCGATTTTTTGGCCGACGTCGACGTGATCCCCCTTCGCAACGATGCACTTTGCCGGGGCTCCAATGTGCTGCGACAGCGTGATCGTTACCTGCGCCGGGGCCGGCATATCCGTGATCATCGATCCGCTCGACAGCTCCTTGAAGTCCTTCATGTGCGTACCGCCACGAAAGGTCAAGTTTTCGAGTTCCATCCTTTTCTATCCTCCTTACTCTAAAGTCAACAAGTATTATAGCACGAAAACGGCTCCCTGCGCCTGATTGCGGCTTTCCCCTATCAATCTGCTAAAAAAGTTGTCGGCATCTTTGGCTTTTTCTTACCGAAAAAAAAACAAAAAAGTATATTTTTTCACAGCAGCTCTTGTGGTATTTGACAAAAGCGAAGACGGTTCATATAATAATTTGTACCGCTTCCGACGACGTGGAGAGATGTCCGAGTGGCCGAAGGAGCATGATTGGAAATCATGTGTACGTCCTGCGTACCGAGGGTTCGAATCCCTCTCTCTCCGCCATGCACTATACGGGGAGTTAGCGGTGCCCTGTCACCTGCAATCCGCTATAGCAGGGTAGAATTCCCGGCCTCGACGCCCTCTTTGGGCGGCCGGTTCCGGCACGTGACGTTGACGGTCGGGTCCTGCACAATGAAGTCTCGCGAACCAGGTCAGGTTCGGAAGAAAGCAGCCTTAAGTGAGTTCCTTCATGTGTTGCGGGAGTGCCCGACCCGAGTATACGACCGGAGTGCCGCGTCTGAACAGGACGGCAAAGCCGGGTGTGCGGACTTATGCAGAAAAAGCCGACGGTACCGTCGGCTTTTTCAGTGCAACATGTTTGGAGCATCCGTTTGAGGTCGCCTTGTCGGGGAAGCACTTCCCGCCATAGAAATCGGAAAAGGAGTCTGAAAAGAGGAGTTTATGAAAAAAGCGCCGTATTCCATTCGTTTCATTTGTACAACGGCGATCGCCGCCGCGATCGTTTGTTTTGCTACGCTGATTCCAAAAATCCCCATTCCGCTGGGCTATGCGCACCTGGGAAATGCTGCCGGCGCGCTCATCGTCTATTTCATCGGACGAAGAGAAGGCATTTATTCCTGCGCCATCGGATCCGCTATGGCGGATTTCCTCGGCGGATTCCCGCTTTGGATTTTTCCTACTCTCCTCATTAAAACCGGAATGACTTGGATTATGGCGCGCTTTTTCTTTTCCGGAACCCTGCGAAAACCGCTTCTTTCCGCGCCTTCGCTGCTCGGTTTATTGCTGAGTATGCTGTGGATGGCTTTTGCCTATACACTTTTCGGTGCTATTCTTTACGGCGGAC
This genomic window contains:
- a CDS encoding RnfABCDGE type electron transport complex subunit G; protein product: MKKALILAVKLLVICAVAAAALALVNSATLPVIQARQAEETKQAYSAVYPDADELNILEDKSLLNENILEIVEAKKGGQLDGYIFKAASPAGYDGPVTFVIGAKVDGTVTGFEVLEHTETQGFGARVANPEYAEGMNGVTLTEPVTAEGAGGQPHAIPAMSGATLTTNAMVEGINKVVEKWAELTGSEVDMSANVVQATDEQLQAVYPDAEEIVEGEYPQALNDIVIKIYDAKKGGSVIGHVYRVTSPRGFGGSVECLVAVDSSDAVQGFLVLSHLETEGYGAAVADEEYAQALVGKKVSEEPTAISGATLTSEAMKAAFAAVAEAQSMVK
- a CDS encoding RnfABCDGE type electron transport complex subunit D, producing METKQTQSAQASKLLVASSPHIRTTDSTQRLMLDVIIAMIPAMVAAVVYFGFRSLAVIGVSVAAAVAAEAITQKALKRPITISDLSAVVTGILLAFNVPSTMPLWMVAIGAAFAIVVVKQFFGGLGSNFMNPALAARAMLLSSWGSDMSKFVEPFKPDTIASATPLTSGQFPSLGEMFMGQMPGVLGEVSTVALLLGAIYLVVRGVIRLRIPLTMIGSFCVFMAIFGAITGEVGIGDLPQQVLAGGLILGAFFMATDYATTPMNAVGQLIFGCGAGLLTALIRSFGGYPEGVSYAILFMNVCTPLIDKYVKTKTFGGGKR
- the rsxC gene encoding electron transport complex subunit RsxC yields the protein MELENLTFRGGTHMKDFKELSSGSMITDMPAPAQVTITLSQHIGAPAKCIVAKGDHVDVGQKIGESAGFVSVPVHSSVSGEVKGIIDYLTVAGTTCQAVVIENDGEDTLGYEPVDRSNQTFTEKEIIDYIQDAGICGMGGAGFPTHVKLQPPKDKPIQTMLINAAECEPYLTCDDVTMRTIPEKIVQGLKLCMQATGAKEGLIGIEDNKPKAIEAMKKAVAGENDIHVATLKTKYPQGDEKQLIYSVLGKEVPQGALPADVGVVVVNVSTACAIVDAVYYGKPCYERVLTLTGHAVRKPQNLRVRFGTRIKDVIEYAGGYAEEPGKIIFGGPMMGVAQYSDELVTDKRNNGILVLTKEESKPKEITACIRCGFCVEVCPMHLEPLYIATASLKENFELAQQYSIMNCVECGACSYTCPAGRPLTEGIRFGKAQIRALQKKAQAK
- a CDS encoding ECF transporter S component, giving the protein MKKAPYSIRFICTTAIAAAIVCFATLIPKIPIPLGYAHLGNAAGALIVYFIGRREGIYSCAIGSAMADFLGGFPLWIFPTLLIKTGMTWIMARFFFSGTLRKPLLSAPSLLGLLLSMLWMAFAYTLFGAILYGGLAAGLSSTPGLLLEGLVNLIATLVFGVLLEKRMPEPRL